Proteins encoded in a region of the Coregonus clupeaformis isolate EN_2021a chromosome 9, ASM2061545v1, whole genome shotgun sequence genome:
- the LOC121573592 gene encoding SAM domain-containing protein SAMSN-1 — protein MLQRKPSNVSNKDPKSKTKPKRSTSFGRFDTFRHQPAPVKPEENGNSLFAEEEQVVSGDQTRSGGIGKKMKAISLLMRKRMGRNYTKALSEEMADEMERDEEGEGDIVNGIHLFPKGHRKSSHSLESLYILNSGHSSSSGVTSGSDGSSNRDSLRLDEELPYTGQFCGRARVHTDFVPSPYDTESLKLKVGDVIEIINKPPIGIWTGMLNNKVGNFKFIYVDLIVEKVPELPQKMRTHRRSRRTRPKTLQELLERHNLEEYASSLLLNGYQTVDDLKELKEKYLMELNVTDPEHRQRLMAAIECLQEPQSDGQKEGELNQEAKSPTESVKADLNDCPRDSGCYIPSDCSDNSKEETDIHLPALHHHPPMDQT, from the exons ATGCTTCAGAGGAAACCGTCAAATGTCTCAAACAAAGACCCAAAGAGCAAGACAAAACCAAAG CGCTCCACTAGCTTTGGCCGATTTGACACCTTCAGACACCAACCAGCCCCAGTGAAGCCAGAGGAAAATGGCAATTCTTTG TTTGCAGAGGAAGAGCAGGTTGTCAGTGGTGACCAGACCAGATCAGGAGGTATAGGGAAGAAGATGAAGGCCATCTCACTTTTGATGAGGAAGAGAATGGGCAGGAATTATACCAAAGCCCTGTCAGAGGAAATG GCCgacgagatggagagagatgaagaagGAGAAGGGGATATTGTTAATGGCATCCATTTATttccaaaaggacacagaaagtCCAGTCACTCTCTGGAAAGTCTCTACATTCTCAACAGTGGACACAGCTCCTCCA GTGGGGTGACCAGTGGGTCAGACGGCTCCAGTAACAGAGACAGTCTGAGGCTGGACGAGGAGCTGCCCTACACAGGCCAGTTCTGTGGCAGAGCCCGGGTCCACACAGACTTTGTCCCCAGTCCCTACGACACGGAATCACTTAAACTTAAG GTTGGGGATGTGATTGAGATCATCAACAAGCCTCCTATAGGTATATGGACAGGCATGCTGAACAACAAGGTGGGAAACTTTAAGTTCATCTACGTGGACCTCATAGTAGAGAAGGTTCCTGAACTGCCTCAGAAGATGAGGACACACAGGAGAAGCAGGAGAACCCGTCCCAAAACGCTACAGGAGCTCCTGGAGCGCCACAATTTGGAG GAGTATGCCTCTTCACTGCTCCTGAATGGCTATCAGACAGTAGATGACCTGAAAGAGCTGAAGGAGAAGTATCTGATGGAACTCAATGTGACTGATCCTGAACACAGACAACGTCTGATGGCAGCTATCGAGTGCCTCCAAGAACCCCAAA GTGATGGTCAGAAGGAGGGAGAGTTGAACCAGGAAGCCAAGTCCCCGACTGAGAGCGTTAAAGCGGACCTGAACGACTGCCCCAGAGACTCTGGCTGCTACATCCCTTCTGACTGCTCAGACAACAGCAAGGAGGAGACAGACATCCACCTGCCAGCACTGCACCATCATCCTCCCATGGATCAGACCTAA